A single Notoacmeibacter ruber DNA region contains:
- the nuoI gene encoding NADH-quinone oxidoreductase subunit NuoI translates to MAGLAQAAKSLLLIEFVKAFGLSMRQFFAPKYTINYPYEKNPQSPRFRGEHALRRYPNGEERCIACKLCEAICPAQAITIEAGPRRNDGTRRTVRYDIDMVKCIYCGFCQEACPVDAIVEGPNFEFSTETREELYYDKEKLLANGDRWEQELARNIKLDAPYR, encoded by the coding sequence ATGGCTGGTCTCGCTCAGGCCGCAAAGTCGCTGCTGCTTATCGAGTTCGTCAAGGCGTTCGGCCTGTCGATGCGACAGTTCTTCGCGCCGAAATACACGATCAACTACCCGTACGAGAAAAACCCGCAATCGCCTCGCTTCCGCGGCGAACATGCGTTGCGTCGTTATCCGAACGGCGAAGAGCGCTGCATCGCCTGCAAACTGTGCGAGGCCATCTGCCCCGCACAGGCGATCACCATCGAGGCGGGACCGCGCCGAAATGACGGCACGCGCCGGACCGTGCGTTACGATATCGATATGGTGAAGTGCATCTATTGCGGCTTCTGCCAGGAGGCCTGCCCGGTGGATGCCATCGTGGAAGGGCCGAATTTCGAGTTTTCGACCGAAACACGCGAAGAACTCTACTACGACAAGGAAAAGCTGCTTGCGAACGGCGATCGCTGGGAGCAGGAACTGGCACGGAATATCAAGCTCGACGCACCCTATCGCTGA
- a CDS encoding NADH-quinone oxidoreductase subunit J → MEQGALLTGLPAAFFYLFSVIAVASAFMVIAARNPVHSVLYLILTFFNAAALFLLTGAEFLAMILLIVYVGAVAVLFLFVVMMLDIDFSELKSGVLQYAPIGALVGLVLLAELGIVLGGSVFGPETAGNIVQPIPPLAVRENTAALGDVLYTDYVFFFQLAGLVLLVAMIGAIVLTLHHRSGLKRQSIPQQVARTPETAIEVVSVESGKGI, encoded by the coding sequence ATGGAACAGGGCGCATTGCTGACCGGGCTACCGGCCGCGTTCTTCTATCTTTTCTCGGTGATCGCAGTGGCATCCGCCTTCATGGTGATCGCCGCGCGCAATCCCGTGCATTCGGTTCTCTATCTCATCTTGACCTTTTTCAACGCAGCGGCGCTGTTCCTTCTGACCGGCGCCGAGTTCCTCGCGATGATCCTGCTGATCGTCTATGTCGGCGCAGTCGCCGTCCTGTTCCTCTTCGTCGTCATGATGCTGGATATCGATTTCTCCGAGCTCAAATCGGGCGTGCTGCAATATGCGCCGATCGGTGCCCTCGTCGGTCTCGTATTGCTGGCTGAACTCGGCATCGTCCTTGGCGGCTCGGTATTCGGGCCTGAAACAGCCGGAAATATCGTGCAGCCGATCCCGCCTCTCGCAGTCCGTGAGAATACGGCGGCGCTCGGTGATGTCCTCTATACCGACTACGTCTTCTTCTTCCAGTTGGCTGGCCTGGTGCTGCTGGTCGCCATGATCGGGGCGATCGTGTTGACCCTCCATCACCGCAGCGGGCTCAAGAGGCAGTCCATTCCGCAGCAGGTCGCGCGGACACCGGAGACGGCGATCGAAGTCGTCAGTGTTGAAAGCGGCAAGGGAATCTGA
- the nuoK gene encoding NADH-quinone oxidoreductase subunit NuoK — MSVGIGHYLTLSAILFTLGVFGIFLNRRNIIIILMSVELILLAVNINFVAFSAQLGDLVGQIFSLFVLTVAAAEAAIGLAILVVFFRNKGSIGVEDVNQMKG; from the coding sequence ATGAGCGTCGGCATCGGTCACTACCTGACCCTTTCAGCCATTCTGTTCACGCTGGGTGTCTTCGGGATCTTCCTGAACCGCCGGAATATCATCATCATTCTGATGAGCGTCGAACTGATCCTTTTGGCGGTGAATATCAATTTCGTCGCCTTTTCCGCGCAGCTCGGCGATCTCGTCGGGCAGATATTCTCGCTCTTCGTGCTGACCGTTGCGGCCGCCGAAGCGGCCATCGGCCTCGCTATCCTCGTTGTGTTCTTCCGCAACAAGGGTTCGATCGGGGTTGAAGACGTCAACCAGATGAAAGGCTGA
- the nuoL gene encoding NADH-quinone oxidoreductase subunit L translates to MFHLIVFLPLIGFLIAGLFGRSIGAKASEYVTTGFLYVAAVLSWIAFFDFGLGHEEAMVVPVMQWMNIGSLAVDWAFRIDTLTVVMLVVVNTVSALVHTYSIGYMHHDPQRPRFFAYLSLFTFAMLMLVTSNNLVQMFFGWEGVGLASYLLIGFWYKKPSANAAAMKAFIVNRVGDFGFLLGIFGIFLLFGSVNFDTIFANARQFDPSGEMSFFGYGVPAATAITVTCLLLFMGAMGKSAQVPLHTWLPDAMEGPTPVSALIHAATMVTAGVVMVARLSPIFELSQTALVVVTVVGAITAFFAATVGLVQNDIKRVIAYSTCSQLGYMFVALGVGAYGAAIFHLFTHAFFKALLFLGAGSVIHAVSDEQDMRFMGGLRKHIPATYWMMIIGTLALTGVGIPFTAIGTAGFFSKDVIIETAYASHSVVSTFAFVMLVVAACFTSFYSWRLIFMTFHGTPRATADVMHHVHESPWVMLIPLFILAAGAIFAGLLFEGFFYGHEYGEFWKESLFVAGGNELLEEFHHVPVWVALSPFIAMLLGLVFAYWFYIRSPGTPKALAQSQSGLYAFLLNKWYFDELYDFLFVRPAKWLGRFLWKRGDGTVIDGLGPDGISARVVDVTNRVVRLQSGYLYHYAFAMLIGVAALVTWMMLGSAF, encoded by the coding sequence ATGTTTCACCTGATCGTCTTCCTGCCGCTTATTGGCTTCCTGATCGCCGGTCTCTTCGGCCGCTCCATCGGCGCCAAGGCGAGCGAGTATGTGACCACCGGCTTCCTCTATGTCGCCGCTGTGCTGTCCTGGATTGCCTTCTTCGATTTCGGGCTGGGCCATGAGGAGGCCATGGTCGTTCCGGTCATGCAGTGGATGAATATCGGTTCGCTGGCCGTCGACTGGGCGTTCCGCATTGATACGCTGACCGTCGTCATGCTGGTCGTTGTCAACACGGTGTCCGCTTTGGTGCACACCTACTCGATCGGCTACATGCACCACGATCCGCAGCGGCCGCGTTTCTTCGCCTATCTGTCGCTCTTCACCTTCGCCATGCTGATGCTGGTGACGAGCAACAATCTGGTGCAGATGTTCTTTGGCTGGGAGGGGGTCGGCCTGGCCTCCTATCTGCTGATCGGTTTCTGGTACAAGAAGCCGTCCGCCAACGCTGCGGCAATGAAGGCCTTTATCGTCAACCGTGTCGGCGATTTCGGTTTTCTGCTCGGCATCTTCGGCATTTTCCTGCTGTTCGGATCGGTCAATTTCGATACCATCTTCGCCAATGCGCGCCAGTTCGATCCGTCAGGCGAGATGAGCTTCTTCGGCTATGGCGTTCCGGCAGCAACCGCCATTACCGTGACCTGCCTCCTTCTGTTCATGGGTGCCATGGGCAAGAGCGCGCAGGTGCCGCTTCACACATGGTTGCCGGACGCGATGGAAGGCCCGACACCTGTTTCGGCCCTGATCCACGCGGCCACCATGGTCACCGCCGGTGTCGTGATGGTGGCCCGTCTGTCACCGATCTTTGAATTGTCTCAGACCGCGCTGGTGGTCGTGACGGTGGTCGGTGCGATTACGGCGTTCTTCGCGGCCACCGTCGGTCTCGTGCAGAACGACATCAAGCGCGTGATCGCCTACTCGACCTGTTCGCAGCTCGGCTACATGTTCGTGGCGCTGGGCGTCGGCGCGTACGGAGCGGCGATTTTCCACCTGTTCACGCACGCCTTCTTCAAGGCGCTCCTGTTCCTGGGTGCGGGCTCGGTCATCCATGCCGTATCGGACGAGCAGGACATGCGGTTCATGGGCGGGCTTCGCAAGCACATCCCAGCCACCTACTGGATGATGATCATCGGGACGCTGGCACTGACCGGCGTGGGTATTCCGTTCACCGCGATCGGCACCGCCGGCTTCTTCTCCAAGGACGTCATCATCGAGACGGCCTACGCCAGCCACAGCGTGGTTTCGACCTTCGCCTTCGTCATGCTGGTTGTCGCGGCTTGCTTCACGTCCTTCTATTCATGGCGACTGATCTTCATGACGTTCCACGGTACGCCGCGTGCCACGGCAGATGTCATGCACCACGTCCATGAATCGCCATGGGTGATGCTGATTCCGCTCTTCATCCTCGCAGCGGGCGCGATCTTCGCGGGATTGCTTTTCGAGGGGTTCTTCTACGGGCATGAATATGGAGAGTTCTGGAAGGAATCGCTCTTTGTAGCTGGCGGCAATGAATTGCTGGAAGAGTTCCACCACGTTCCGGTGTGGGTCGCTCTCTCGCCCTTCATCGCCATGCTGCTCGGGCTCGTGTTCGCCTACTGGTTCTATATTCGCTCGCCAGGTACGCCCAAGGCGCTCGCCCAGAGCCAGTCCGGCCTCTACGCCTTCCTCCTGAACAAATGGTATTTCGACGAATTGTACGATTTTCTCTTCGTTCGTCCCGCCAAATGGCTCGGCCGCTTCCTCTGGAAGCGCGGCGACGGCACCGTCATCGACGGGCTCGGTCCAGACGGAATTTCGGCCCGCGTGGTCGATGTCACAAATCGGGTGGTTCGCCTGCAGAGCGGCTACCTCTACCACTATGCCTTCGCGATGCTGATCGGGGTCGCGGCCCTCGTCACGTGGATGATGCTCGGGAGCGCCTTCTGA
- a CDS encoding NADH-quinone oxidoreductase subunit M, producing the protein MNDWPILSLVTFLPLLGALMISLIREDEEGYGRRNIRNVSLLVTVVTFLLSLVVWINFDNGYAGFQMEEDIAWLGGNVGYRMGVDGISVLFVILTTFLMPICIIASWRAVQHRLKEYMIAFLILETLMIGVFCALDLVLFYVFFEAGLIPMFIIIGVWGGKRRVYASFKFFLYTLLGSVLMLLAIMAMYGMAGTTDIRELLAYDFPAGMQTWLWLAFFASFAVKMPMWPVHTWLPDAHVEAPTAGSVLLAGILLKMGGYGFLRFSLPMFPDASVYFQPFVMTLSVVAIVYTSLVALMQEDMKKLIAYSSVAHMGYVTMGIFAFNEWGVQGAIFQMLSHGLVSGALFLCVGVVYDRMHTREIAAYGGLVNNMPKYAVAFLIFTMANVGLPGTSGFVGEFLTLLGTYQSQPWFAAVATLGVILSAAYALWLYRRVVYGKLEKESLKGLVDLSGRERFIIYPLVALTILFGVWPMPIFDVTAASVDQLLNEIGRAVSDGAQAAASLPR; encoded by the coding sequence ATGAATGACTGGCCGATCCTTTCTCTGGTAACCTTTCTGCCGCTGCTTGGAGCGCTGATGATCTCTCTCATCCGCGAGGATGAGGAGGGCTATGGTCGCCGCAATATCCGCAATGTGTCGCTGCTGGTCACGGTCGTCACCTTCCTCCTTTCTCTGGTGGTCTGGATCAATTTCGACAATGGCTATGCCGGCTTCCAGATGGAAGAAGACATCGCCTGGCTCGGCGGCAATGTCGGCTACAGGATGGGCGTGGACGGCATCTCCGTCCTGTTCGTCATCCTGACCACGTTCCTCATGCCGATCTGCATCATCGCCTCCTGGCGGGCGGTGCAGCACAGGCTCAAGGAATATATGATTGCGTTCCTGATCCTGGAAACGCTGATGATCGGCGTGTTCTGCGCGCTGGATCTGGTGCTCTTCTATGTCTTCTTCGAGGCCGGTCTCATCCCGATGTTCATCATCATCGGTGTCTGGGGCGGCAAACGGCGCGTCTATGCCTCATTCAAGTTCTTTCTCTACACACTACTCGGCTCGGTGCTGATGCTGCTCGCCATCATGGCGATGTATGGCATGGCCGGTACGACCGACATCCGCGAACTGTTGGCCTATGATTTCCCGGCCGGTATGCAGACCTGGCTCTGGCTGGCCTTCTTTGCCTCCTTTGCGGTGAAGATGCCGATGTGGCCGGTTCATACCTGGTTGCCCGATGCGCACGTGGAAGCACCGACGGCAGGATCCGTTCTGCTGGCCGGTATTCTCCTGAAGATGGGCGGCTACGGCTTCCTGCGCTTTTCGCTGCCCATGTTCCCCGACGCATCCGTCTATTTCCAGCCCTTCGTGATGACGCTTTCGGTGGTGGCGATTGTCTACACCTCGCTCGTCGCCCTGATGCAGGAAGATATGAAGAAGCTGATCGCTTACTCTTCGGTTGCGCATATGGGCTATGTGACGATGGGTATCTTCGCCTTCAACGAGTGGGGCGTTCAGGGCGCGATCTTCCAGATGCTGAGTCACGGCCTGGTGTCCGGCGCGCTCTTCCTCTGCGTGGGCGTGGTCTACGACCGGATGCACACCCGCGAAATCGCGGCTTATGGCGGCCTGGTCAACAACATGCCGAAATACGCCGTGGCGTTTCTGATCTTCACCATGGCCAATGTCGGCCTGCCGGGAACGTCTGGTTTCGTCGGTGAATTCCTGACGCTGCTCGGCACGTACCAGAGCCAGCCCTGGTTTGCCGCGGTTGCGACGCTTGGCGTGATCCTTTCGGCTGCCTATGCGCTGTGGCTCTATCGCCGCGTCGTTTACGGCAAGCTGGAGAAGGAGAGCCTGAAGGGGCTTGTGGACCTTTCCGGCCGTGAACGCTTCATCATCTATCCGCTGGTCGCGCTGACCATCCTTTTCGGTGTGTGGCCGATGCCGATCTTCGACGTCACCGCCGCTTCCGTCGACCAGCTTCTCAATGAAATCGGACGCGCCGTTTCCGACGGGGCGCAAGCCGCAGCATCTCTGCCGCGCTAG
- the nuoN gene encoding NADH-quinone oxidoreductase subunit NuoN, with protein MTIDLNSGLIALGPELLIVLGAILLLMIGVFAANSGMRIVNGLAVAFLLAAGALVILMPSDTSAFNNAFVSDSFTRFMKVLTLIGSAVTMVMSVGFAKAERFDKFEFPVLIMLATVGMMFMISADSMLTLYMGLELQSLALYVVAAINRESVRATEAGLKYFVLGALSSGMLLYGISLVYGYTGTIGFEGIALAVTGEERQLGLLFGLVFILAGLAFKISAVPFHMWTPDVYEGAPTPVTAFFAAAPKMAAMALLVRVVMDAFEPLTTDWRQIITFISIASMALGSFAAIGQRNIKRLMAYSSIGHMGFALVGLAAGTQAGVRGVAIYMLIYLAMTLGSFAFILAMRRKGGNFENIGDLAGLSSTNPLMAVALTVLMFSLAGIPPLAGFWAKWYVFLAAIEADLYALAIIGVVASVVGAFYYLRLIKIMWFDEPVGRLEPVQGELGTVLGLSTAFTLLYVIIAGPVEASAEIAARAFFAG; from the coding sequence ATGACGATTGATCTCAACTCGGGACTCATCGCTCTTGGGCCGGAACTACTCATCGTTCTGGGCGCCATACTTCTGCTGATGATCGGGGTATTCGCGGCCAATAGCGGCATGCGCATCGTGAACGGCCTCGCTGTGGCCTTTCTTCTGGCTGCCGGCGCGCTGGTGATCCTCATGCCGAGCGATACGTCGGCCTTCAACAATGCTTTCGTCTCCGACAGCTTCACGCGGTTCATGAAGGTTCTGACGCTGATCGGCTCCGCCGTAACCATGGTGATGAGCGTTGGGTTCGCCAAGGCCGAACGTTTCGACAAATTCGAATTTCCGGTTCTCATCATGCTCGCCACGGTTGGCATGATGTTCATGATTTCCGCCGACTCGATGCTGACTCTCTATATGGGCCTCGAGCTTCAGAGCCTGGCGCTCTACGTCGTCGCCGCGATCAATCGCGAGAGTGTGCGCGCGACGGAGGCCGGCCTGAAATATTTCGTGCTCGGCGCGCTGTCGTCGGGAATGCTGCTTTATGGGATCAGCCTCGTTTATGGCTATACGGGCACGATCGGCTTCGAAGGTATCGCACTGGCCGTCACTGGCGAAGAGCGTCAGCTTGGCCTCCTGTTCGGGCTTGTGTTCATTCTTGCGGGCCTTGCCTTCAAGATCTCCGCCGTGCCGTTCCATATGTGGACGCCGGATGTGTATGAGGGCGCGCCGACTCCGGTGACTGCCTTCTTTGCCGCAGCGCCGAAAATGGCCGCCATGGCTCTTCTCGTTCGCGTGGTTATGGACGCTTTCGAACCGTTGACCACCGACTGGCGTCAGATCATCACCTTCATCTCGATTGCTTCGATGGCGCTAGGCAGCTTCGCAGCAATTGGCCAGCGCAACATCAAGCGCCTTATGGCCTATTCCTCGATTGGCCATATGGGATTTGCGCTCGTTGGTCTCGCGGCTGGCACGCAGGCGGGTGTGCGTGGTGTGGCTATCTACATGCTCATCTATCTGGCGATGACGCTCGGCAGCTTCGCCTTCATTCTCGCCATGCGTCGCAAGGGCGGCAATTTTGAAAATATCGGCGATCTGGCAGGCTTGTCCTCGACCAATCCGCTTATGGCTGTCGCTTTGACCGTGCTGATGTTCAGCCTGGCCGGTATTCCGCCGCTCGCGGGGTTCTGGGCAAAGTGGTACGTCTTCCTCGCAGCTATCGAAGCGGATCTCTACGCGCTTGCCATTATCGGCGTCGTGGCGAGTGTGGTGGGCGCCTTTTACTATCTGCGCCTCATCAAGATCATGTGGTTCGACGAGCCGGTCGGACGGCTGGAGCCGGTTCAGGGTGAACTCGGCACAGTGCTTGGTCTTTCGACAGCCTTCACGCTTCTCTACGTCATCATTGCCGGGCCGGTTGAAGCTTCGGCCGAGATCGCCGCTCGCGCATTCTTCGCCGGGTGA
- a CDS encoding biotin--[acetyl-CoA-carboxylase] ligase translates to MTEAGTSSTDELKADPLWPEGVGLVLLNEVDSTNAEARRQENLGLDGPFWVMARRQLAGRARRGRNWVSEAGNLYASLLLPMTSESSAIGTLPLVAALAVHRAIEQVLPHHEQRLRLKWPNDVLIGGAKVNGILLEAGGSMRQRSIIIGCGINCAHHPDNPAYPATDLLAEGVDITPAQLLPRLARQINDCLVLWSEGRNFETIRQLWLERAQGVGMPIRVNMETTTLTGRFAGLDSEGYLLLERSNGELSRISAGDLFFQTRYE, encoded by the coding sequence GTGACCGAGGCAGGAACGTCCAGCACAGACGAACTGAAGGCCGATCCTCTCTGGCCGGAGGGGGTTGGCCTCGTCCTTCTGAACGAGGTCGACAGCACCAACGCCGAGGCGCGCCGTCAGGAGAACCTGGGACTGGACGGTCCGTTCTGGGTGATGGCCCGTCGGCAACTGGCCGGACGGGCCAGGCGCGGACGCAATTGGGTCAGTGAGGCCGGTAATCTTTACGCCTCGCTCCTCCTTCCAATGACTTCGGAATCTTCAGCGATCGGAACACTCCCGCTTGTCGCCGCGCTTGCGGTGCACCGTGCCATAGAGCAGGTGCTGCCCCATCACGAGCAACGTTTAAGGCTGAAATGGCCCAATGACGTCCTGATCGGCGGCGCCAAGGTCAACGGCATCTTGCTGGAAGCCGGCGGATCCATGCGTCAGCGTTCGATTATTATCGGCTGCGGCATCAATTGCGCGCATCACCCTGATAATCCTGCCTATCCGGCGACGGATCTCCTTGCGGAAGGTGTCGATATAACACCGGCGCAGCTTCTGCCACGCCTTGCCCGGCAGATTAACGACTGCCTGGTTCTGTGGAGTGAAGGACGGAACTTCGAAACGATCCGCCAATTGTGGCTGGAGCGAGCGCAAGGGGTCGGTATGCCGATCCGCGTCAACATGGAAACCACGACCCTGACGGGCCGGTTTGCCGGATTGGACTCCGAGGGCTATCTGTTGCTGGAGCGCTCCAATGGCGAGCTGAGCCGTATATCTGCCGGCGACCTCTTTTTTCAAACGAGATATGAATGA
- a CDS encoding ribonuclease J, which translates to MNDSKNELVFAPLGGVGEIGMNFGLYGFGPPKKRKWIIVDCGVTFPGPELPGVDLVLPDIAFIEAERENLLGMVITHAHEDHYGAILDLWPRLRCPIHMSAFTAAMLEAKREPEHQLDLDIHLFQANDTFDLGPFSLKVIPVTHSIPEPFSLLIETTLGRVLHTGDWKFDPEPAIGQPVDQDQFAKIGDDGLLALVCDSTNAMTDGESPSEKAVNEGLREQIEKAPGRVVITSFSSNVGRIRSIMEAARDSGRSLLVLGRSMRRVMDVAGDLGYLDGLPEPIPEDEADNIPRENLAILCTGSQGEPRAALAKLSRDEMRAVSLTKGDMVIFSSRAIPGNEKAINDIKNGLIEQGVRILENSEALVHVSGHPRRNELRRMYQLTRPSIAVPVHGEAAHLSAHAALAAEEGIAQVASIRNGDVLRLAPGDAEIVHQIEAGRDYKDGLLYGDDRQVGLRDRRKLSFAGIVCLNVILDEKLQLLDDPDIEAVGLPEADGQGDDMEDVLLEAAIGAINSIPSKRRRDLDLVAEAARRAIRAQARDVWGKKPLVTVFVSQV; encoded by the coding sequence ATGAACGACAGTAAGAACGAACTCGTTTTCGCGCCGCTTGGCGGCGTCGGCGAAATCGGCATGAACTTCGGCCTTTATGGCTTTGGCCCGCCGAAAAAACGCAAATGGATCATCGTCGATTGCGGCGTGACCTTTCCGGGACCGGAATTGCCGGGCGTCGATCTGGTTCTGCCCGATATCGCGTTTATCGAGGCGGAGCGGGAGAACCTGCTCGGCATGGTCATCACCCATGCCCATGAAGACCATTATGGCGCTATACTGGATCTTTGGCCGCGGCTGCGGTGCCCCATCCATATGAGTGCATTCACCGCAGCGATGCTGGAAGCCAAACGGGAGCCGGAGCATCAGCTCGATCTGGACATCCACCTTTTCCAGGCCAATGACACGTTCGATCTTGGCCCGTTCAGCCTCAAGGTTATTCCGGTCACTCACTCCATTCCCGAGCCGTTCAGCCTGCTCATTGAAACCACGCTCGGCCGTGTGCTCCATACGGGTGACTGGAAGTTCGATCCCGAGCCCGCGATCGGTCAGCCCGTGGATCAGGACCAGTTTGCCAAGATTGGTGATGACGGACTGCTGGCTCTCGTCTGCGACAGCACCAATGCGATGACGGATGGCGAAAGCCCTTCGGAGAAGGCCGTTAATGAAGGATTGCGCGAGCAGATCGAGAAAGCGCCCGGGCGGGTGGTGATCACGTCGTTCTCCTCCAATGTCGGCAGGATTCGTTCGATCATGGAAGCGGCCCGCGATAGCGGTCGTTCGCTTCTGGTGCTGGGGCGCTCGATGAGGCGTGTCATGGATGTGGCGGGCGACCTTGGCTATTTGGACGGACTGCCGGAACCGATCCCCGAAGACGAGGCCGATAACATACCGCGGGAAAACCTTGCGATCCTCTGCACGGGAAGCCAGGGCGAGCCGAGGGCGGCGCTGGCGAAACTGTCGCGGGACGAGATGCGCGCCGTCAGCCTGACCAAGGGCGACATGGTGATCTTTTCGTCCCGGGCCATTCCAGGCAATGAAAAAGCGATCAACGACATCAAGAACGGCCTGATCGAGCAGGGCGTGCGGATTCTCGAAAACAGCGAGGCGCTCGTCCATGTTTCGGGGCACCCGCGCCGGAATGAATTGCGGCGCATGTATCAGCTGACCCGACCATCCATTGCGGTCCCGGTCCACGGCGAGGCAGCGCATCTCTCCGCTCACGCCGCATTGGCCGCCGAGGAGGGCATCGCGCAGGTGGCGTCGATCCGGAATGGCGATGTGCTCCGGCTCGCGCCGGGCGACGCGGAGATCGTCCATCAGATCGAGGCGGGCCGCGATTACAAGGACGGTCTTCTTTATGGCGATGACCGGCAGGTTGGCCTGCGCGATCGCCGCAAGCTTTCCTTCGCAGGGATTGTCTGCCTGAACGTTATCCTCGACGAGAAACTGCAGCTTCTCGACGATCCCGACATTGAGGCGGTAGGCTTGCCGGAAGCCGACGGGCAGGGCGACGATATGGAAGACGTGCTTCTGGAAGCCGCGATCGGGGCGATCAACAGCATTCCGAGCAAGCGCCGCCGCGATCTAGATCTCGTCGCGGAAGCGGCTCGTCGCGCCATTCGCGCGCAGGCACGCGACGTGTGGGGCAAAAAGCCCCTGGTTACCGTATTCGTATCGCAGGTTTGA
- the mce gene encoding methylmalonyl-CoA epimerase, protein MIGRLNHVAIAVPDLLAGVAVYRDTLGANVSQPQPLPEHGVTVVFIELPNTKIELLEPLGENSPIAAFLEKNPAGGMHHICYEVEDIVAAKARLKTQGARVLGDGEPKTGAHGKPVLFLHPKDFTGTLVELEQV, encoded by the coding sequence ATGATCGGTCGTCTCAATCATGTGGCTATAGCGGTTCCCGACCTTCTCGCTGGCGTCGCGGTTTACCGCGATACGCTCGGCGCCAATGTCAGCCAGCCCCAGCCTCTTCCAGAGCATGGGGTGACGGTGGTCTTTATTGAATTGCCGAACACCAAGATCGAACTTCTGGAGCCACTCGGCGAAAATTCGCCGATAGCGGCTTTTCTGGAAAAGAACCCGGCAGGTGGAATGCACCACATCTGTTACGAGGTCGAAGATATCGTCGCCGCAAAGGCGCGTCTTAAAACACAAGGCGCACGTGTGCTGGGTGACGGCGAGCCGAAGACCGGGGCGCATGGCAAGCCGGTTCTGTTTCTTCATCCGAAGGACTTTACCGGCACGCTCGTGGAGCTGGAGCAGGTCTAG
- a CDS encoding DUF1467 family protein: protein MDWAFLFAVYFVLWWITLFAVLPFSLRTQDESDEGVTLGTSDSAPEVGRHHVLRAFLRTTLVSALLLGAYMLVSWATGWSLADLPVLVPNM, encoded by the coding sequence ATGGATTGGGCTTTTCTCTTCGCTGTCTACTTCGTGCTATGGTGGATCACGCTATTCGCGGTTCTGCCATTTTCGCTCCGCACACAGGATGAGAGCGATGAGGGAGTCACGCTCGGAACCAGCGATAGCGCGCCGGAAGTTGGACGACACCATGTGCTGAGGGCATTCCTTCGGACAACCCTGGTTTCCGCGTTGCTGCTTGGCGCTTACATGCTGGTGAGTTGGGCAACGGGCTGGTCGCTTGCAGACCTGCCGGTGCTGGTGCCCAATATGTAA